Within the candidate division KSB1 bacterium genome, the region CCCGCAACCGGCCCGGAAACGGTGTATTCGGTGACGCCGTTGAACAACGGCTTGCTCTGCACCTGAAAAATCTGCCAGCGCAGCGCCGTCGCCTTGCCGTCGATTTCACACACCGGCGGCGCGATGGTAAAGGAAAAACGCTCTCCCTTTAACTCGTAGCGCCACAGAGCCGACGGCGAGTTGATCACCTTGATTTGCGCCGCCTCATTTTCGATCTTGGGCTGAGCCCAAAGCATGGAAATGAATAGCAATACAAGCAGTGGTCTAATCATGTCGATCTCCTCCGATATAAAAAAACACGCTTTATCGAAAGGCAATTTACAAATATTTTATTATCCGACAAGGTTAATTGCGCTGAAAATTTCGGTTTTATTTTCAAAAAAAGCCGAGCCGCAGTCGCCTGCCGTTCCTCATGAAAAATTCTTAAAAGCGACATAACCGCCGAATGTATCTCTGGTTTGCCAGGCAGGTGTTTGGTTATAGGGCGAAATTTCCGCTGCGTCGAACAATATCGGGGCTTTGTTGAATTGCGGCAAAGATAGACTCAGGGTCTGGAAGCAGAGGGGCAAGTGCGCCGGAGAGGTTTGAACTTAAAAGATTGATCGCCGGCAATCGGCCCGACCAGGCTTGGGAATGTTTATACGACTGAGCGCAGTAGCCCCCGCTTGTTATTGAATAAAAACACAATCGCGGTCTTGCTCATTCATGCCTCGTTTTTTCGACTATGCTGATGAATTGCCGCAATCAGGCTGCGATCTATACACTTTTTGCAGAGCTTCCCATCGGCATCAAGGTCAATTGCGGAAAAAGCCTTTGTAAGTGATAAATTGTGTGAAAAAGGTGCTGCCGCCGCCGCTTGAATGGATGAAAAAGGGTAAAGTTTGAGGAAGATGAACCTACAAGTTCCTCACCATTAGCTGTTGCAGGGATGCCTTTTTTCCACTCCGCCGTTTTTCAAAAAAAGAACGCCCTGAAAAAGCGTATTTTTCAGGGCGTTTTCGGCAAATTTCAAAAAGGCAATTACTGCAGCTCAATCGACGACTTCATAAGCGCCTTTGGCAGGCGTCGAAATGATCATTTCCGGCTTGAGGTGGATGCGTTTTTCGTATTCGCTTGCGACTTTTTCGAGAAAGCTGTCCACGTATTGGTTTTCGACCAGATTAACGGTGCAGCCGCCGAAGCCGCCGCCGGTCATTCTGGCGCCCAGCACGCCCTTTTGCGCCCGCGCAATGTCGACCATCAGATCCAATTCCGAACAGCTCACCTCATAGTCGTCGCGCAGGCTGTCATGCGACTCGTTCATCAGGCGGCCGAACGTCTTTAAATCTCCCTGCTGCAGAGCCTCATAAGCCGCAGCGGTGCGTTCATTTTCGCTGATCACGTGCCGGCATCTCTTGGCCGTCTCTTCCGGCAGATCAGCTTCGACCTGCCTAAACTGATCGCTGGTCACATCGCGCAGCGCTTTGATGCCGGGAAAAGTCTTGCTTATCAGCCGGACTCCCTCCTCGCACTGCGCCCGGCGCTTGTTGTATTCGGAGACGCCGAGCTCGTGCTTGATCATGGTGTTACAGATCACCACCTGCACCTTTTCGGAGGGCAAAGGCGCCGGTTTATGCTCGAGCGTTCGGCAATCGATAAAGAGCGCATGATTGGGCTGAGCAAACAAGGAAATGAACTGATCCATGATGCCGCAGTTCATGCCGACGAACTGATTTTCTGCCTTTTGCCCCAACAAGGCGAGACGTACGGGATCCATCTCGGCTCCCACCGTGCTGAGGAGCGCCAGTCCGGAAGAAATCTCCAGCGCCGCGGACGAGCTCAATCCGGCGCCCACCGGCACGTTGCTTTCGATGAGAATCGAGGCGCCGGAAAGCCGAATTCCCTCCTCTTCCAGCGCCCAAGCCACACCGGCCACGTAATCGCTCCAGTGCGATCGCCGCTTAAGATTATCCAAATCGACGGCGATGAGCTCGTTCATGTTTTCGGAGCGGATATAGAGCTTGCGGTCTTCGGTCGGTGCCGCCGCGGCCCAAGTATAATAGCCGATGGCCATGGGAAAAACAAATCCGTCGTTATAGTCTGTGTGTTCGCCGATCAGATTGACGCGCCCGGGAGCGGCGAAAACCCGCGGAGTATCGTTGAAATGCGCCTGAAATTTTTTGAGTATGATGTTCTTCATATTGCTCACCGCCTACTGCCTTTTACCGTGCAAACACCAGAGGACTGAATAGGAGATAAAGAATGAGCGTCAGAACGATCACCGCGGCACCCGCCACCGGTGCATATTTCGACGGCGTCAAATCGATTTCGGACTTGGTCTCGAAACGAATAGGCTCTTTGAGCGGCTTGACCAGGGTGATCACACCCATAATGGCCAGGCAGAGCGCAAAACAGATGGCCATGCGGTTGAGGAATTGAATCTGCGGCGCAAACAGCTTGAGCCCGCCGTAAACCACCATATTGGTAATCAATCCGACCACTCCCGCAACGGCCGGCGCGCGTCGGAACAGCAGACCGAACACGAAAACCGCCAAAATGCCGGGGGAAATGAATCCTTGACCTTCCTGGATAATGGTAAAGATGCTGTTGCTGATCTTGGGATTGCCCAGCTGCGGCGCCAAGGTGACGGCAATCAAGGTAAAGACGACCACGCAAATGCGGCCGAGCATCACAATGGTTTTTTGTCCGGCATGGGGAGAGAGAAATTTCTTGAATACGTCCATCGTAAAGATGGTCGAGGCGGCGTTCAGCATGGCCGCCAGCGAGCTGACGACCGCTCCCAGCAGGGCGGCAATGACAAAGCCGAAAAGACCCACGCCGCGGGGCAGGACTTTGCCGAGGAGATGCGCCATCGCCGTGTCGTATTTGTAGGCGATGAGTTTTTCGGCCGGGAGAAGAGCGGGCGATTTATCGCTTGCGGCCTTGACTTTGTCGTTAAAAGCCTGCAGTTCGGCATAAAAGGCCGGATAAAGCGAAGGAAACGCCTTGTCGTCGCTGTCGAACAACGAGTTGGGTTCCGCCTTTGCCTTTTCGAAAGCCGAGCGCTCGATCGGCAGCACGTTGTTCAAATTGTTCAGACGGCTGCGCAGGGCGCGAATCGCCGCGTCGTTTTCGTAAACGGCAAGCAAAAAGCCTTCCCCGTTCCAGCTGGAAACCGTTTCGTCCGAAGGAGATTCGGCCACGGTTACGAACTGCGTCTGCGGGTTGGCCTTGACGTATTTGGCCAAAACCGCGGCATTGTCGGCAATCGCCTCTTTTTTCATATCGGAAGCAAACAAATTAAAGGCAATGATGCCGGGGATGACGATGACAAAGGGGATCAACAGCTTTAAAAAAGCGGCAAAAACAATTCCGCGCTGACCCTGAGCCAGCGACTTGGAACCGAGCGTGCGCTGGGTGATGTACTGATTGAGTCCCCAATAGTAAAAGTTCGGAATCCACAGGCCGAGCAGCAGCGCCGTCCACGGGAGAACTTTGTCGGTTTTCGGCAGAAACATGTTCATGCGCACGGAATTGAGTTCCCAAAAGCGGCTGAAGGCTCCTTGTCCGGGGCTCATCTCTTTTATTGCCACGGCGCCGGTGTTGACGTCGAGAATCTGCGCCGCTTCCTGCACGCGCCCGAGCTTGATGAATGCAAAGATCATGATCACCGCGCCGCCGAGGATCAGCGCGCTGCCCTGAATCAAATCGGCCCAGGCGCAGGCCTTTAGGCCGCCGGCCGCTACGTAGATCATGGCGATCAGACCGATGATCATGGCTCCGCCGGCCAGGGAAATGGGAAATTGCGTGTCCGCGGTGATGGTGCGGATGGTCAGGGCGCCCGAATAGGTCACCGAACCGAGCAGCAGCATGTAAATGAACAGCGTCGCCACGGCCATAATGGTGCGCGCCGCCGCATTGTAGCGCACCTCGAGGAATTCGGGAATGGTGTAAATTCCGGCGCGTAAAAAGTACGGCAAAAAGGTAAAGGCAATGATCACCAGCGTGACGGCGGCCATCCATTCATAGCTGGCGATGGCTAGACCGACATGACTGGCGGCGTTGCCGCTCATACCGACAAACTGCTCGGTGGAAATATTGGCGGCAATCAACGAAAAACCGATCAGCCACCACATGAGGCTCTTGCCGGCCAAAAAGTAGTCTTGATCGCTCGCACCGGCCTTTTTGCTTTTCGTCATGCCGACGGTGATGACGGTCACGACAAAGCCGATGAATACGATAATGTCCCAGATTCCGAACTGCATGTTCGCTTCTCCTAATTAACCCAATACGCCGCTCGAAGCTTGCTCGAGAATTTCAGCCGACCTTGAAACGCAAACGGAACATTTTCGACGGCCAACCGCCCCAATTTTTGCCGCCGAAATTAATGCCTGGAATTTAAGAAAAATTCCTTACCAGTCAAGCGACAATTCACGCAAAAACAGCGATTCCGAAAAAATCAGCCGGTAGTGCACTCCAAAGCCCGTCTATAGCGTTCTGCATTGGGGTTGGAGCGGGACTGGGCGGCATCTGCTGCCGCTCGGCTCTCTGCTTCCAATCAGTGTTCCTCATGCAGGCAAAGCGCGGCGGCAATTGCCCTCTCGGCTGTTACGACTCAAGGGCAGCCTGCCCTTGCGCCTTCTTTCGGGCTTGGCGGGCACGGCTTAACATGCACATAACGTCAACCGCTGTAATCGGTTACGCAAGAACGCCTGCAGCAAGAAAACAGCATTTTCCAGGCCGATGATTTTGAATTGCTCCCACGCCTCAAACGAGGGGGCGAAAATTTAACTCTTACCGCCGGCCTCTGCCGTGCGAAACTCGCGAATCCACCCAAGACAGTCGCGCACCTTTTCAGTGAGAAACGCGAAATCGCCGGCGAGAACCTCTTTGGTCACCAGGTTGCCGCCGATGCCGACGGCGCAGACGCCGGCCTTGAACCATTTTTTGATGCTCTCCTCGGTGGCCTCCACGCCGCCGGTCGGCATCATTCGCGACCAGGGCATGGGCCCCAGCACGCTTTTGACGAAATCCGGTCCGCCCACCGCTGCGCCCGGGAAAACCTTGACCACCTCCACACCCCACTCTTCGGCGCGGCTGATTTCCGTAGCGCTGCCGACTCCGGGGATATAGGCGACCTTGCGGCGATTGCACAGGCGGACCGTCCCCTCGTCGAAAATCGGCGCCACAATAAAGTCGGCGCCGGCGGCAATGTACATGGCAGCCGTCGGCGCGTCGAGCACCGAGCCGACTCCGACAAAAAGCTGCGGCAGTTCGGCGCGACAATAGGCAAGCAAATCTTTAAAAACATCATGAGCGCCGGGGCCGCGATGGGTAAACTCGAGCAGCCGGACGCCCCCGGCGGCCGCCGCAGCCGCAACACGCTTGGCCGTCGCCGCATCCGGCGTGTAGAACAACGGCACCAGACCGTCTTCCAATAGGGTCAGGTAAAAGTCCAATCGACTTTTTTGAGCCATAGATCTCCCTCTCTGCAATGATCGTTACCAATGTTAACCATAATTGCGCAAAATAGCAAGCGGTTGCCGGCGCAAAGCATTTGCAGTTGACTCTCAATATCGAATGCATTACTTTAATTCCGTCAAGATTAAAATTTGGGAGCGTGTATGGGCCGTCATAACTTTACTATTGACCAGGAGGGCGGCATCTCCAGACGCCGCTTTTTATCGCTCACCGCCGCCGGGGCGGCAGGACTGGCATTGGGAGCCTGCAGCAAAAAAAATCCGGCTGCACCCGCCCCCATTGACGAAACGCCGCGCACCGCCCGCGTGGCTGTCGGCGAGATCGGAACCTATGAAAAAACGGTTCTCAAGAAAAAGCTCATCGACATGCTCGATGCGCTCGGCGGCCTCGGCGACCTCATCAAAAGCGGCGACAAAGTCGGCCTCAAAATCAATCTGACCGGCGGTTCCGGCTCGGCCAATCAGTGGCAGCGCAGCACCGGCGTCTCGGCGCTGGAATCCTTCTGGACGCATCCGAACGTGGTGCAGGTCATGGGCGAACTGGCCAAAGATGCAGGCGCCGGCAAAATTTTTATCCTCGAAGCATATTACGACAATGAGTCGATCTCCAAATTCGGTTTCGTCGGCGTCGCCAATGCCCTCGGCGGCCAGATCATCAATCTGAACAACACTTCGCCGTTCAGCGACTACGCCGTGCG harbors:
- a CDS encoding bifunctional 4-hydroxy-2-oxoglutarate aldolase/2-dehydro-3-deoxy-phosphogluconate aldolase, whose translation is MAQKSRLDFYLTLLEDGLVPLFYTPDAATAKRVAAAAAAGGVRLLEFTHRGPGAHDVFKDLLAYCRAELPQLFVGVGSVLDAPTAAMYIAAGADFIVAPIFDEGTVRLCNRRKVAYIPGVGSATEISRAEEWGVEVVKVFPGAAVGGPDFVKSVLGPMPWSRMMPTGGVEATEESIKKWFKAGVCAVGIGGNLVTKEVLAGDFAFLTEKVRDCLGWIREFRTAEAGGKS
- a CDS encoding galactokinase, yielding MKNIILKKFQAHFNDTPRVFAAPGRVNLIGEHTDYNDGFVFPMAIGYYTWAAAAPTEDRKLYIRSENMNELIAVDLDNLKRRSHWSDYVAGVAWALEEEGIRLSGASILIESNVPVGAGLSSSAALEISSGLALLSTVGAEMDPVRLALLGQKAENQFVGMNCGIMDQFISLFAQPNHALFIDCRTLEHKPAPLPSEKVQVVICNTMIKHELGVSEYNKRRAQCEEGVRLISKTFPGIKALRDVTSDQFRQVEADLPEETAKRCRHVISENERTAAAYEALQQGDLKTFGRLMNESHDSLRDDYEVSCSELDLMVDIARAQKGVLGARMTGGGFGGCTVNLVENQYVDSFLEKVASEYEKRIHLKPEMIISTPAKGAYEVVD
- a CDS encoding sodium/solute symporter (Members of the Solute:Sodium Symporter (SSS), TC 2.A.21 as described in tcdb.org, catalyze solute:Na+ symport. Known solutes for members of the family include sugars, amino acids, nucleosides, inositols, vitamins, urea or anions, depending on the system.): MQFGIWDIIVFIGFVVTVITVGMTKSKKAGASDQDYFLAGKSLMWWLIGFSLIAANISTEQFVGMSGNAASHVGLAIASYEWMAAVTLVIIAFTFLPYFLRAGIYTIPEFLEVRYNAAARTIMAVATLFIYMLLLGSVTYSGALTIRTITADTQFPISLAGGAMIIGLIAMIYVAAGGLKACAWADLIQGSALILGGAVIMIFAFIKLGRVQEAAQILDVNTGAVAIKEMSPGQGAFSRFWELNSVRMNMFLPKTDKVLPWTALLLGLWIPNFYYWGLNQYITQRTLGSKSLAQGQRGIVFAAFLKLLIPFVIVIPGIIAFNLFASDMKKEAIADNAAVLAKYVKANPQTQFVTVAESPSDETVSSWNGEGFLLAVYENDAAIRALRSRLNNLNNVLPIERSAFEKAKAEPNSLFDSDDKAFPSLYPAFYAELQAFNDKVKAASDKSPALLPAEKLIAYKYDTAMAHLLGKVLPRGVGLFGFVIAALLGAVVSSLAAMLNAASTIFTMDVFKKFLSPHAGQKTIVMLGRICVVVFTLIAVTLAPQLGNPKISNSIFTIIQEGQGFISPGILAVFVFGLLFRRAPAVAGVVGLITNMVVYGGLKLFAPQIQFLNRMAICFALCLAIMGVITLVKPLKEPIRFETKSEIDLTPSKYAPVAGAAVIVLTLILYLLFSPLVFAR